One Desulfobulbus propionicus DSM 2032 DNA segment encodes these proteins:
- the hisD gene encoding histidinol dehydrogenase has protein sequence MKITTLNINTPEGRQRRADLRNRFTEEGDGGCREAVAAILARIRREGDAAVLDYCRRFDSPVMTLDTLRVSAEEFALAEREVDDPFRQTLRLAAERVRVFHERELEDSWMLTRDDGTITGRMVRPVDSAGLYVPGGKEGSTPLVSSVLMNGIPAQIAGVGRRVMVTPPNREGRVNPALLVAAREIGIDEVYKIGSAWAIAALAFGTESVPAVDVIVGPGNQYVAEAKRQVMGRVRIDMLAGPSEVLIVADDTAQAAFVAADMLAQAEHDPQALAMVITTSESLAGAIVRELELQLPQLPRADIARTALNERGLILLADSLEQAIELANEIAIEHLELQIAEPWQWLPKIRHAGAIFLGSWTPEAAGDYVAGPNHVLPTMGTARIASALGVETFLKKSSIISYSRQALEADGNHIRRLAALEGLTAHGNSVAIRLGQR, from the coding sequence ATGAAGATCACCACACTCAACATCAACACCCCGGAAGGGCGGCAACGCCGCGCCGATCTGCGCAACCGGTTCACCGAGGAAGGCGATGGCGGCTGCCGCGAGGCGGTGGCGGCCATCCTTGCCCGGATACGCCGGGAGGGGGACGCGGCGGTGCTCGATTACTGCCGCCGGTTCGACAGCCCGGTGATGACCCTGGACACCCTGCGGGTCAGCGCGGAGGAGTTCGCCTTGGCCGAACGCGAGGTGGACGACCCGTTCCGCCAGACCCTGCGCCTGGCCGCCGAGCGGGTCCGTGTTTTTCACGAGCGTGAGCTGGAGGACTCCTGGATGCTGACCCGCGACGACGGCACCATCACCGGGCGGATGGTGCGGCCGGTGGACAGTGCCGGCTTGTACGTGCCCGGCGGCAAGGAGGGCTCGACCCCGCTGGTCAGCTCGGTGCTGATGAACGGCATTCCGGCCCAGATCGCCGGGGTTGGCCGACGGGTAATGGTCACCCCCCCCAATCGCGAGGGCAGGGTCAACCCGGCCCTTTTGGTCGCGGCCCGCGAGATCGGCATCGACGAGGTGTACAAGATCGGTTCGGCCTGGGCCATCGCCGCCCTGGCTTTTGGCACCGAAAGCGTGCCGGCGGTGGATGTGATCGTCGGCCCGGGCAACCAGTACGTGGCCGAGGCCAAGCGCCAGGTCATGGGACGGGTGCGCATCGACATGCTCGCCGGCCCAAGCGAGGTACTGATCGTGGCCGACGACACCGCCCAGGCCGCCTTTGTCGCCGCCGACATGCTCGCCCAGGCCGAGCACGATCCGCAGGCCCTGGCCATGGTCATCACCACCAGCGAGTCCCTGGCCGGGGCAATCGTCCGTGAACTCGAACTCCAGCTGCCGCAGCTGCCCCGGGCCGACATCGCCCGCACCGCCCTGAACGAGCGGGGTCTGATCCTGCTGGCCGACAGCCTGGAGCAGGCCATCGAGCTGGCCAACGAGATCGCCATCGAACACCTGGAACTGCAGATCGCCGAGCCCTGGCAGTGGCTGCCCAAAATTCGCCATGCCGGCGCCATCTTTCTTGGCTCGTGGACGCCGGAGGCAGCGGGCGACTATGTCGCCGGCCCCAATCATGTGCTGCCGACCATGGGCACGGCCCGGATCGCCTCGGCCCTGGGCGTGGAGACCTTCCTCAAGAAGAGTTCGATCATTTCCTATTCGCGCCAGGCCCTGGAGGCCGACGGTAACCATATCCGCCGTCTGGCCGCGCTCGAGGGGCTGACCGCGCACGGCAATTCGGTGGCCATCCGCCTTGGCCAGCGATAA
- the rsmG gene encoding 16S rRNA (guanine(527)-N(7))-methyltransferase RsmG, whose product MASDNRQLLRTGSQRLGIPLGDEAIERLLIYLAQLMKWSRRVNLIARDTPEEQAVELHFLDSLTLAPLLQEPEAVHLLDVGTGAGFPGLVLACVLPEARFTLVEPRQKRVSFLRHLIRTLGLSNTEVVADRLEPHAQAWQGRFTHVTSRAVAEPGLFLPLVRPLAIPEARVILMLAREHTLAGIETLASGPWRIAETRAFALPFSGAPRLLAVVCPA is encoded by the coding sequence TTGGCCAGCGATAACCGGCAATTGCTCCGCACCGGTTCCCAGCGGCTGGGCATTCCGCTGGGCGACGAGGCCATCGAGCGGCTGCTCATCTATCTCGCTCAACTGATGAAGTGGAGCCGGCGGGTCAACCTGATCGCCCGCGACACCCCGGAAGAGCAGGCGGTCGAACTTCATTTCCTCGATTCGCTCACCCTGGCGCCGCTGCTGCAGGAGCCGGAGGCGGTGCACCTGCTCGATGTCGGTACCGGTGCCGGTTTTCCCGGCCTGGTGCTGGCCTGCGTGCTGCCCGAGGCCCGGTTCACCCTGGTGGAGCCCCGGCAGAAACGGGTCAGCTTTCTCCGTCACCTGATCCGTACCCTGGGGCTGAGCAACACGGAGGTGGTCGCCGACCGGCTCGAACCCCATGCCCAGGCCTGGCAAGGACGATTTACCCACGTCACCAGCCGGGCCGTGGCCGAGCCGGGCCTCTTCCTGCCGCTGGTCCGGCCCCTGGCCATCCCCGAGGCCCGGGTGATCCTGATGCTCGCCCGCGAGCACACACTGGCCGGCATCGAAACCCTCGCTTCCGGGCCGTGGCGGATTGCCGAGACCCGCGCGTTCGCCTTGCCCTTTTCCGGCGCGCCCCGGCTGCTGGCCGTTGTCTGTCCTGCCTGA
- the leuB gene encoding 3-isopropylmalate dehydrogenase: MAHTIAVLAGDGIGPEVMAEAIKVLDAVQQKFGFALEYTHADVGGIAIDNHGEALPASTLAVCEASEAILFGSVGGPKWESLPPAQQPERAALLPLRKHFDLFCNLRPAKVFKALAAACPLRADIVGDGFDVLVVRELTSGIYFGQPKGREGSGPDERAWDTKIYKRSEIERIARMAFEASRLRRKKVTSVDKANVLTCMVFWREVVKEVAKEFPDVELSHIYIDNATMQLVRDPHQFDVMLCGNMFGDIISDEAAMLTGSMGMLASASLNSSKFGLFEPAGGSAPDIAGQGIANPIAQILSAAMLLKYSLGQDQAAAAIEAAVSAILDKKIMTRDIATPGVTPVSTSAMGDAIVAEILAN, encoded by the coding sequence ATGGCACACACAATTGCAGTTTTGGCCGGTGATGGCATCGGCCCGGAAGTGATGGCCGAGGCCATCAAGGTACTGGATGCTGTTCAACAGAAATTCGGCTTTGCCCTGGAATATACCCACGCCGATGTCGGCGGGATCGCCATCGACAACCATGGCGAGGCCCTGCCCGCCTCGACGCTGGCGGTCTGCGAGGCGAGCGAGGCGATTCTGTTCGGCTCGGTCGGCGGCCCGAAATGGGAGAGTCTGCCGCCGGCGCAGCAGCCGGAACGAGCCGCGCTCCTTCCCCTGCGCAAACATTTTGACCTGTTCTGCAACCTGCGGCCGGCCAAGGTGTTCAAGGCCCTGGCCGCCGCCTGTCCGCTGCGTGCCGACATTGTCGGCGACGGCTTTGATGTGCTGGTGGTGCGCGAGCTGACCTCGGGCATCTACTTCGGCCAACCCAAGGGGCGCGAGGGCAGTGGTCCGGATGAGCGCGCCTGGGACACCAAGATCTACAAACGCTCCGAGATCGAGCGCATCGCCCGCATGGCCTTCGAGGCCTCCCGCCTGCGCCGGAAAAAGGTCACCTCGGTGGACAAGGCCAACGTGCTCACCTGCATGGTCTTCTGGCGCGAGGTGGTCAAGGAGGTGGCCAAGGAGTTCCCGGATGTGGAGCTCAGCCACATCTACATCGACAACGCCACCATGCAGTTGGTCCGCGATCCGCACCAGTTCGACGTCATGCTCTGCGGCAACATGTTCGGCGACATCATCTCCGATGAGGCCGCCATGCTCACCGGCTCCATGGGCATGCTCGCCTCGGCCAGCCTCAACAGCTCCAAATTCGGCCTGTTCGAGCCGGCCGGCGGCTCGGCCCCGGACATTGCCGGCCAGGGCATCGCCAACCCGATCGCCCAAATTTTGTCGGCGGCGATGCTGCTCAAGTACAGTCTGGGCCAGGACCAGGCGGCCGCGGCCATCGAGGCGGCGGTTTCGGCCATTCTCGACAAGAAGATCATGACCCGCGACATCGCCACTCCGGGTGTGACGCCGGTGTCCACCAGCGCCATGGGAGACGCGATCGTCGCCGAAATCCTGGCCAACTAA
- the prs gene encoding ribose-phosphate diphosphokinase, giving the protein MPRRKNIILIANSSATQMAAKVARELDIPVTEMITRTFADGELYHAFPRDIAGHDLVIIANTPDDCAHQELIDLVTGARYWNALSVNVVIPYLGYSTMERAKPESGEIPKGITRTRQIFRARPDYVAFLDLHSESVMHAHSGEVRTRHLWTEQVAAEKIRQLHIDNPVLVSPDYGFSKRVARLAGLLGCPHTAANKDRYDVDQTIVGQLSGAVRGRTAIICDDMIRTGGSMLQTVDRCYQAGAVGVMVMATHLVLAGNARERFLEKGIGCIIGADTYPGRESDDLLQVYSVAPVIADELKGYFRLH; this is encoded by the coding sequence ATGCCGAGAAGGAAAAACATCATTCTAATCGCCAACAGTTCCGCCACGCAAATGGCCGCCAAGGTGGCCAGGGAGCTGGATATTCCGGTGACCGAGATGATCACCCGCACCTTTGCCGACGGCGAGCTGTACCATGCCTTTCCCCGTGACATCGCCGGCCACGACCTGGTGATCATCGCCAACACCCCGGACGATTGCGCCCATCAGGAACTGATCGACCTGGTCACCGGGGCGCGTTACTGGAATGCCCTGTCGGTCAACGTGGTCATTCCCTACCTGGGCTACTCGACCATGGAGCGGGCCAAGCCCGAGTCGGGCGAGATTCCCAAGGGGATCACCCGCACCCGGCAGATCTTCCGCGCCCGGCCCGACTATGTCGCCTTTCTCGATCTCCACTCCGAGTCGGTGATGCATGCCCACAGCGGCGAGGTGCGCACCCGCCATCTGTGGACCGAGCAGGTGGCCGCCGAGAAGATCCGCCAGCTGCACATCGACAATCCGGTGCTGGTATCGCCGGATTATGGCTTTTCCAAACGGGTGGCGCGGCTGGCCGGGCTGCTCGGCTGCCCGCACACCGCCGCCAACAAGGACCGCTACGATGTCGACCAGACCATTGTCGGCCAGTTGTCCGGCGCGGTGCGGGGCCGGACCGCGATCATCTGCGACGACATGATCCGCACGGGCGGCTCCATGCTCCAGACCGTGGATCGCTGCTATCAGGCGGGCGCGGTCGGAGTGATGGTCATGGCCACCCATTTGGTCCTGGCCGGCAATGCCCGGGAGCGCTTTCTGGAAAAGGGGATCGGCTGCATCATCGGCGCCGACACCTATCCGGGCCGGGAGAGCGACGACCTGCTCCAAGTCTATTCGGTGGCCCCGGTGATCGCCGATGAATTGAAGGGATATTTTCGCCTGCACTGA
- the asd gene encoding aspartate-semialdehyde dehydrogenase: MKKVGIVGWRGMVGSVLMERMRQEGDFQGYEPLFFSTSQAGQAGPEVNGTVHELMDGRNVALLAEMDIIVSCQGGSYTAEVYPQLMAKGWQGYWIDAASKLRLDADSIIVLDPVNRKVIDQGLAKGIKKYIGGNCTVSLMLMALGGLFERGWVEWISSQTYQAASGAGAKNMRELVEQMRLVGENAGYLLDNPASAILELDRNVVETLRNPAFPINNFGAPLAGSLIPWIDTAMDNGQTREEWKGVTETNKILGLAPGQIPVDGCCVRISAMRCHSQAFTIKLNKDVPLTEIEQAIAGHNPWVHLVANTKEQTLKELTPARVTGTLDIPVGRLRKMNLGPEYVSAFSVGDQLLWGAAEPVRRMLKIALEHIG, from the coding sequence ATGAAAAAAGTAGGTATTGTCGGCTGGCGCGGCATGGTCGGCTCCGTGCTCATGGAGCGGATGCGGCAGGAAGGGGATTTTCAGGGCTATGAGCCGCTATTTTTTTCCACCTCGCAGGCCGGGCAGGCCGGCCCGGAGGTCAACGGCACGGTCCATGAGCTGATGGACGGCCGCAACGTGGCGCTGCTGGCGGAGATGGACATCATCGTCTCCTGTCAGGGGGGCAGCTACACCGCCGAGGTGTATCCGCAGTTGATGGCCAAGGGGTGGCAGGGCTACTGGATCGACGCCGCCTCCAAGCTGCGGCTGGACGCCGATTCGATCATCGTCCTTGACCCGGTCAACCGCAAGGTGATCGATCAGGGCTTGGCCAAGGGCATCAAGAAGTACATCGGCGGCAACTGCACCGTCTCGTTGATGCTCATGGCGCTCGGCGGCCTGTTCGAGCGCGGCTGGGTGGAGTGGATCAGCAGCCAGACCTATCAGGCCGCTTCCGGCGCCGGGGCCAAGAACATGCGCGAACTGGTGGAGCAGATGCGCCTGGTGGGCGAGAACGCCGGGTACCTGCTCGACAATCCGGCCTCGGCCATCCTCGAGCTGGATCGCAACGTGGTCGAGACCCTGCGCAACCCGGCCTTTCCGATCAATAATTTCGGCGCGCCCCTGGCCGGCAGCCTCATTCCCTGGATCGACACCGCCATGGACAACGGCCAGACCCGCGAGGAATGGAAGGGGGTCACCGAAACCAACAAGATCCTGGGCCTTGCTCCCGGCCAGATTCCGGTGGACGGCTGCTGCGTGCGCATCTCCGCCATGCGCTGTCACAGCCAGGCCTTTACCATCAAGCTGAACAAGGATGTTCCCTTGACGGAGATCGAGCAGGCCATCGCCGGTCATAATCCATGGGTCCACTTGGTGGCAAATACCAAGGAACAGACCCTCAAGGAGCTGACCCCGGCCCGGGTCACCGGCACGCTCGATATCCCGGTGGGCCGGTTGCGCAAGATGAATCTCGGGCCCGAGTATGTCAGCGCCTTTTCCGTGGGCGATCAATTGCTCTGGGGCGCGGCCGAACCGGTGCGCCGGATGCTCAAGATTGCCCTGGAGCATATCGGGTAA
- a CDS encoding MBL fold metallo-hydrolase, producing the protein MFRSLLFVVVALASQLFTMPAIVQAQAPQVGSQVPGYYRMQLGRFEITALFDGAIQLDTKLLHNVDAADLDTLLARMFVGNPKMQTAVNAYLVNTGEQLVLIDTGAGTLFGPNLGCIRPNLEASGHTPEQVDVVLLTHMHGDHLGGLNDEHGQPLFAKAKVWVAQADNDYWLNEQTAASAPEAKRAAFTLARDIAAPYQANGRWNTFAAGTVLVPGIRAVTASGHTPGHTAYAVESDGQKLLIWGDVVHAHAVQFAHPEVSIEFDVDQQQAIATRKALMAEMANSRTLVAGMHLPFPGIGHVRAEGSGSYTWVPAEFAPMPGR; encoded by the coding sequence ATGTTCAGATCGCTGCTCTTCGTTGTTGTCGCTCTTGCTTCCCAGCTCTTCACCATGCCCGCAATCGTCCAGGCCCAGGCACCACAGGTCGGCAGCCAGGTGCCCGGCTATTATCGCATGCAGTTGGGCCGTTTTGAGATCACCGCCCTCTTTGATGGCGCCATTCAACTCGACACCAAGCTGCTCCACAATGTCGACGCGGCCGATCTCGATACCCTGCTCGCCAGGATGTTTGTCGGCAATCCCAAGATGCAGACCGCGGTCAACGCCTATCTGGTCAACACCGGCGAACAACTGGTGCTGATTGATACCGGGGCCGGCACCCTCTTTGGCCCAAACCTCGGTTGTATTCGCCCGAACCTGGAAGCCAGCGGCCATACCCCGGAGCAGGTGGATGTGGTCCTGCTCACCCACATGCACGGCGACCACCTCGGCGGCCTGAACGACGAGCACGGCCAACCGCTGTTCGCCAAGGCCAAGGTGTGGGTCGCCCAGGCGGACAACGACTACTGGCTGAACGAACAGACGGCGGCAAGCGCGCCGGAAGCGAAACGGGCCGCCTTCACGCTAGCCCGCGACATCGCCGCCCCCTACCAGGCCAACGGCCGGTGGAACACCTTTGCCGCGGGCACGGTGCTGGTGCCCGGCATCCGGGCGGTCACGGCCAGCGGCCACACGCCCGGTCATACCGCCTATGCGGTGGAATCCGACGGACAGAAGCTGCTCATCTGGGGCGACGTGGTCCACGCCCATGCGGTCCAGTTCGCCCATCCGGAGGTGTCCATCGAATTCGATGTTGACCAACAGCAGGCCATCGCCACCCGCAAGGCCCTGATGGCGGAAATGGCGAACAGCCGGACCCTGGTCGCCGGCATGCACCTGCCCTTCCCGGGTATCGGCCATGTCCGCGCCGAGGGCAGCGGCAGCTATACCTGGGTGCCGGCGGAGTTTGCGCCCATGCCCGGCCGTTGA
- a CDS encoding DEAD/DEAH box helicase encodes MSPPHRDADRAKLLEQINRLSPLERSVLYVLAVAAEPVANATVCTLCTQAGLPLNDETDGPPLTSLAPQLRRLRTLGLIDEHNLINELIVEVVVRRLFADKQSTITPLPQTVETAKKRVIPNRSGVKTRAPKPQPLPVPVFLAWSIITAVRSVLPAPTTSYSFMGRQLTAACSRTQRELRIALYYGDDASSLAALTDTLLSHCCEHQPFIHPLVRLVANPFDPVWCTTLPAARQIQLLTLILSHSFFYLEAEPEAWKLACDPALRAAASPGDRVTLLYYLIHQHILSGQTAQARQCIEEMRRDTANYAFGFGGWIALIEGRIDEALELFESDLKELRKRQRKRAALLSSDLTPFFLLALLRKGDAASLGKAGVYLDQALRRSEPVNSIAVGLASIEAMLGSQSGLSAEAARRPLRPYTEKRSKIEGALGPLLVGMALFSIDGRLARKDITLLNQSFERAREAGFDWLALEYAQLLCRADKETTSRREYVRATRETLGLVPLTAGIEVEVPWRKSLRALRMAAEGADKPNTEGGHGPRNRIVYLLRFAATGALAEISPLEQKLSAKGVWTKGRPIALQRLVSGDKLDGLTEADHPLRAAIRRVDAYYGSHHYAFNLKQALPALIGHPLLFLADALTTPVEVLKGEPEILVVGKGKDMVIRFSPDVGSEERYALVRETPSRYRVVECTEAHHRLARILGAKGLTLPASAMDEVAPVLASMASLVTVHSTIPGTAHAVTAIPADPRPRVHLLPHGEGFRLEVFVRPLGNGGPYLKAGQGAKNLMADVEDRKCQTERNLQEERARAAALVRSLPSLAALSELDGQWFAESPEEALQVLLELRERQEHGDALVEWPEGEKLKVGPPVSCANMRLRLGSADNWFEVEGELRVDQERVLNIKQLLDLVQTTPHRFLPLGDGEFVALSHELRKRLDELAAYADKRGKKIGVHPLAALALEEFTHQVGELDAAPQWFERISRLREGLAQTPQPPSTLKAQLRDYQRDGFHWLARLAHLGLGACLADDMGLGKTVQTLAAILHQAPQGPTLVIAPTSVCANWLAEARRFAPTLNGIPFGGTDRQNQIAHLGPFDLVVASYGLLHQESHLLTAVQWQTVVLDEAQAIKNAATKRSQAAMHLQARFRVVTTGTPIENHLGEFWTLFNFINPGLLGSRERFTTRFAAPIERHNDREVARRLKKLVQPFILRRLKSQVLEELPPRTEVVLRVELSPEETAFYEALRQQALERIDAEQGTNGQKPMRILAEITRLRQACCHPRLLQADSTIAGAKLALFGEVVAELLDNGHKALVFSQFVGHLALIREYLDARAIPYRYLDGSTPPKERQREVEAFQAGQGDLFLISLKAGGLGLNLTAADYVIHMDPWWNPAVEDQASDRAHRIGQQRPVTVYRLVAQQTIEEKIVRLHAEKRDLADSLLDATDTSASLSADDLLRLIREG; translated from the coding sequence ATGTCGCCCCCACATCGAGACGCCGACCGCGCCAAGTTGTTGGAACAGATTAACCGACTCTCCCCCCTGGAACGCTCCGTGCTGTACGTCCTGGCGGTAGCCGCCGAACCTGTGGCCAATGCCACGGTGTGTACGCTCTGCACCCAAGCCGGCCTGCCCTTGAACGACGAAACCGACGGTCCCCCCCTTACATCCTTGGCCCCGCAGTTGCGTCGCCTGCGAACTCTGGGGCTTATCGACGAGCACAATCTGATCAACGAGCTGATCGTCGAGGTGGTTGTCCGCAGGCTGTTTGCCGACAAACAGAGTACAATCACGCCACTGCCGCAGACCGTGGAAACGGCCAAGAAACGCGTTATCCCCAACCGCAGCGGTGTCAAAACCCGCGCTCCCAAACCGCAGCCGCTGCCGGTTCCTGTCTTCCTGGCCTGGTCGATTATCACCGCTGTCCGCTCGGTGCTGCCCGCACCAACCACGTCGTATTCCTTCATGGGCCGCCAACTGACCGCCGCCTGCAGCCGGACCCAACGCGAGTTGCGCATTGCCCTGTACTACGGCGACGACGCATCGAGCCTTGCCGCCCTAACCGACACCCTGCTCTCCCACTGCTGCGAACACCAGCCGTTCATTCATCCGCTGGTCCGCTTGGTCGCCAACCCCTTTGACCCTGTTTGGTGTACAACCCTGCCCGCCGCACGTCAGATCCAGCTCCTCACCCTCATCCTTTCCCACTCGTTTTTTTATCTGGAAGCAGAGCCGGAGGCGTGGAAGCTCGCCTGTGATCCGGCCCTGCGGGCGGCGGCTTCCCCAGGCGACCGGGTGACGCTGCTCTACTACCTGATCCACCAGCACATCCTCAGCGGGCAGACCGCCCAGGCGCGCCAGTGCATTGAAGAGATGCGGCGCGACACCGCCAACTACGCTTTTGGATTCGGCGGCTGGATTGCCCTGATCGAAGGCCGGATCGACGAGGCGCTGGAGCTTTTTGAATCCGATCTCAAGGAATTGCGAAAACGACAGCGCAAACGCGCCGCCCTTCTCAGCTCCGACCTGACCCCCTTTTTCCTCCTGGCCCTGCTGCGCAAGGGTGACGCCGCCAGCCTTGGCAAGGCCGGCGTCTATCTCGACCAAGCCCTGCGCCGCAGCGAGCCGGTCAACTCCATAGCCGTTGGCCTGGCCTCCATCGAGGCCATGCTCGGCAGCCAGAGCGGACTTTCCGCCGAGGCCGCTCGCCGGCCGCTGCGCCCCTACACCGAGAAGAGAAGCAAAATCGAGGGCGCGCTCGGCCCCCTCCTGGTCGGCATGGCCCTGTTTTCCATTGACGGCCGCCTCGCCCGCAAGGACATCACTCTCCTCAACCAGTCGTTTGAGCGCGCCCGCGAGGCAGGATTCGACTGGCTGGCCCTGGAGTACGCCCAGCTGCTCTGCCGGGCCGACAAGGAGACAACCAGCCGCCGGGAGTATGTTCGCGCCACCCGCGAGACCCTGGGCCTGGTTCCGCTGACGGCGGGCATCGAGGTCGAGGTGCCCTGGCGCAAGAGCCTGCGCGCCCTGCGCATGGCGGCCGAAGGCGCGGACAAACCGAACACGGAAGGCGGGCATGGGCCGCGCAACCGCATCGTCTATCTGCTGCGCTTTGCCGCCACCGGGGCACTTGCCGAAATCAGTCCGCTGGAGCAAAAACTCAGCGCCAAGGGCGTCTGGACCAAGGGACGGCCCATCGCCCTGCAACGACTGGTCAGCGGCGACAAGCTCGACGGCCTGACCGAGGCCGATCACCCCCTGCGCGCTGCCATCCGGCGGGTGGACGCCTATTACGGCAGCCATCACTACGCCTTCAACCTCAAGCAGGCCCTGCCTGCTCTGATCGGCCATCCCCTGCTCTTCCTCGCCGATGCGCTGACCACACCGGTGGAAGTGCTCAAGGGCGAGCCGGAGATCCTGGTGGTGGGCAAGGGCAAGGATATGGTGATCCGCTTCTCGCCCGACGTGGGGAGCGAGGAACGCTACGCGTTGGTGCGGGAAACGCCCAGCCGCTATCGGGTGGTCGAATGCACCGAGGCCCACCATCGCCTGGCCCGGATTCTTGGCGCCAAAGGCCTGACCCTGCCGGCGTCGGCCATGGACGAGGTGGCCCCGGTGCTGGCCTCGATGGCCTCCCTGGTCACGGTCCACTCGACCATTCCCGGAACGGCCCACGCGGTGACCGCCATCCCGGCCGATCCCCGCCCCCGCGTCCATCTCCTGCCCCACGGCGAGGGGTTTCGCCTGGAGGTCTTTGTCAGGCCACTGGGCAATGGCGGCCCTTACCTCAAAGCCGGCCAGGGAGCAAAAAATCTGATGGCCGACGTTGAAGATCGCAAATGCCAGACGGAGCGCAACCTGCAGGAGGAAAGGGCCCGGGCCGCGGCCTTGGTGCGCAGCCTGCCCAGCCTTGCCGCCTTGTCCGAGCTGGACGGCCAGTGGTTTGCCGAGTCGCCCGAGGAGGCCCTGCAGGTGCTGCTGGAATTGCGGGAACGGCAGGAACACGGCGACGCCCTGGTGGAGTGGCCCGAGGGCGAGAAACTCAAGGTCGGCCCCCCGGTGTCCTGTGCCAACATGCGCTTGCGGCTGGGCAGTGCCGACAACTGGTTCGAGGTCGAGGGCGAACTGCGGGTGGACCAGGAGCGGGTGCTGAACATCAAGCAGTTGCTCGACCTGGTGCAGACCACCCCGCACCGTTTTCTGCCCCTGGGCGACGGCGAGTTTGTCGCCCTGTCCCACGAGCTGCGCAAACGGCTCGATGAGCTGGCCGCTTATGCCGACAAACGGGGCAAAAAGATCGGCGTCCATCCCTTGGCCGCCCTGGCCCTGGAGGAGTTCACCCATCAGGTCGGCGAACTGGATGCCGCTCCCCAGTGGTTTGAACGGATCTCGCGCCTCCGCGAGGGACTGGCCCAGACGCCGCAACCGCCCTCGACCCTCAAGGCCCAACTGCGCGACTACCAGCGCGACGGCTTCCACTGGCTGGCCCGTCTGGCGCATCTGGGGTTGGGTGCCTGCCTGGCCGACGACATGGGGCTGGGCAAGACGGTGCAGACCCTGGCCGCCATTCTCCACCAGGCGCCCCAGGGACCGACCCTGGTGATTGCCCCCACCTCGGTCTGCGCCAACTGGCTGGCCGAGGCCAGGCGCTTTGCCCCCACCCTCAACGGCATTCCCTTCGGCGGCACCGATCGCCAGAATCAAATCGCCCATCTTGGCCCCTTCGATCTCGTCGTGGCCAGCTACGGCCTGCTCCACCAGGAATCGCACCTGCTCACCGCGGTCCAGTGGCAGACCGTGGTGTTGGACGAGGCCCAGGCGATCAAGAACGCCGCCACCAAGCGCTCGCAGGCGGCCATGCACCTCCAGGCCCGATTCAGGGTCGTGACCACCGGCACGCCGATCGAGAATCATCTGGGCGAGTTCTGGACCCTGTTCAACTTCATCAACCCTGGCCTGCTCGGCTCCCGGGAACGATTCACCACCCGCTTCGCCGCGCCGATCGAACGGCACAACGACCGCGAGGTCGCCCGCCGGCTGAAAAAATTGGTACAGCCCTTTATCCTCCGCCGGCTCAAATCCCAGGTGCTCGAAGAACTGCCGCCACGGACCGAGGTGGTACTCCGGGTGGAACTGAGCCCGGAGGAAACGGCCTTCTACGAGGCCCTGCGCCAACAGGCCCTGGAGCGGATCGACGCCGAGCAAGGGACAAACGGGCAGAAGCCGATGCGCATCCTGGCCGAGATCACCCGCTTGCGCCAGGCCTGTTGCCACCCGCGCCTGCTCCAGGCCGACAGCACGATCGCCGGCGCCAAGCTCGCCCTCTTCGGCGAGGTGGTGGCGGAACTGCTCGACAACGGCCACAAGGCCCTGGTGTTCAGCCAGTTCGTCGGCCACCTGGCCCTGATCCGCGAATATCTCGATGCGCGTGCCATTCCGTACCGTTATCTCGACGGCTCGACTCCGCCCAAGGAACGGCAGCGCGAGGTCGAGGCCTTCCAGGCCGGCCAGGGCGATCTCTTTCTCATCAGCCTCAAGGCCGGCGGCCTGGGACTGAATCTGACCGCCGCCGACTATGTCATCCACATGGATCCCTGGTGGAATCCGGCGGTGGAGGACCAGGCCTCGGACCGGGCGCACCGCATCGGCCAGCAGCGGCCGGTGACCGTCTACCGCCTGGTGGCGCAGCAGACCATCGAGGAGAAGATCGTGCGCCTCCATGCCGAAAAACGCGACCTGGCCGACAGCCTGCTCGACGCAACCGACACCAGCGCCAGCCTCTCCGCCGACGACCTGCTGCGGTTGATTCGGGAGGGGTGA